One part of the Xiphophorus maculatus strain JP 163 A chromosome 1, X_maculatus-5.0-male, whole genome shotgun sequence genome encodes these proteins:
- the qrich1 gene encoding glutamine-rich protein 1 — protein MNNAMDSSSSYEELVRQKARSIPQHRMKEFLESLASKGPDALQEFSQQSGDTTTTTTTMVYQQETNCIYTDSTEVAGSLLELACPVQVQVQPQQQQMQDSASQQTVQQNAEQQIVQVQIQGQQQGQMLGQVLQVPAGSHQQLQGITTAQLIQPGELTEEQQQQLQAQLVAAVAGGQQIQIQTVGALSPTQQQDGVERRVMGTAVTTSQAPGVLQPAKKRKVDMPITVSYALPGQQVATVLAIPQGQGQQQSYVSLRPDLLTVDSSHLYSATGTITSPTGETWTIPVYSAPAGSGGREQVTHIAIPQEAYGTVQVAGTNTTTLTTMPTQVTIESDKLKSPTSQSQTVQAVSSITSSTGMSNQEEVVHTLAANTLFPAQLMNGNIHIPVAVQGYSNATQSIIWDPQQQVLHTQGLTGQDGQPLQGQTVVAEVDGQGQQQVQVQELLLPATLKPEEGLDVWRLWAQRKNAELDKSDQNKLAPIGRRQALRFQEDLVSCAVAELCMGLSLMTAEARGLEGESYEADVLYYVFLCIQKYLFDNGRVDDIFSDQYYTRFAHCLHLILDPWRPSVHPLGYVIPSHVTEEMLWECKQLGAHSPSTLLTTLMFFNTKYFHLKTVDQHLKLAFSKVLRHTRKSPNNPKDKSTSIRYLKSAERFIGQKVTDDMYSEQLEDPENPLRCPIKLYDFYLFKCPQSAKGRNDTFYLTPEPVVAPNSPIWYSTQPIPREHLEQMLARILVVREIQEALNMSESVN, from the exons ATGAATAATGCCATGGATAGCAGCAGCTCATATGAGGAGCTAGTGAGACAGAAAGCTCGGAGCATTCCTCAACATCGTATGAAGGAATTCCTGGAGTCCTTGGCCAGTAAAGGTCCTGATGCTTTGCAGGAGTTCAGCCAACAAAGTGGAGACACTACAACCACCACTACCACTATGGTTTACCAACAAGAGACCAACTGCATCTATACAGACAGTACAGAAGTGGCTGGGTCGCTGTTGGAGCTGGCATGTCCG GTTCAGGTGCAGGTCcagccacagcagcagcagatgcagGACTCTGCATCACAACAGACTGTCCAACAGAATGCAGAACAACAGATTGTGCAG GTGCAAATTCAAGGCCAGCAACAGGGTCAGATGCTTGGCCAGGTACTCCAGGTGCCCGCTGGTTCCCATCAGCAGCTGCAGGGCATTACCACTGCACAGCTGATTCAGCCTGGGGAACTGACAGAGGAACAGCAGCAACAG CTGCAAGCCCAGCTGGTGGCAGCTGTGGCAGGTGGGCAGCAGATCCAGATCCAGACGGTGGGGGCCCTGTCCCCCACTCAGCAGCAGGACGGTGTGGAGCGGAGGGTGATGGGAACCGCGGTTACTACATCCCAAGCACCAGGGGTCCTGCAGCCAGCTAAAAAGCGTAAGGTGGACATGCCCATCACTGTGTCGTATGCCCTGCCTGGTCAGCAGGTAGCCACAGTGTTGGCAATCCCACAGGGTCAGGGGCAGCAGCAGAGCTACGTGTCACTGCGGCCAGACCTCCTAACTGTAGACAGTTCCCACCTTTACAGCGCTACTGGTACAATCACCAGTCCCACAGGTGAAACCTGGACCATTCCTGTGTACTCTGCTCCTGCTGGGTCTGGGGGCCGTGAGCAGGTCACACACATTGCCATCCCCCAGGAAGCTTACGGGACGGTGCAGGTGGCAGGGACAAACACTACAACATTGACCACAATGCCGACCCAGGTCACCATCGAAAGCGATAAGCTAAAAAGCCCTACTAGTCAAAGTCAGACTGTGCAGGCGGTTTCCAGCATAACGAGCTCCACTGGGATGAGCAACCAAGAGGAAGTGGTTCACACACTGGCCGCAAATACGCTCTTTCCCGCCCAGCTGATGAACGGAAACATCCACATTCCCGTGGCTGTGCAGGGCTACTCCAACGCCACACAATCCATTATCTGGGACCCCCAGCAGCAGGTGCTGCACACACAGGGACTGACAGGGCAGGATGGACAGCCGCTACAG GGTCAGACAGTGGTCGCAGAAGTAGATGGTCAAGGTCAGCAGCAAGTGCAGgtgcaggagctgctgctgcccgCGACCCTGAAGCCAGAGGAGGGGCTGGACGTGTGGCGGCTCTGGGCTCAGAGGAAAAATGCAGAGCTGGACAAATCGGATCAGAACAAACTTGCTCCAATAGGCC GACGCCAGGCGCTCCGTTTCCAGGAGGATCTGGTGTCGTGTGCCGTGGCTGAGCTCTGCATGGGTCTGTCTCTGATGACAGCAGAGGCTCGGGGGCTTGAAGGAGAATCATACGAGGCGGATGTTCTTTATTATGTATTTCTCTGCATACAAAAG TATCTGTTTGATAACGGTCGAGTTGACGACATTTTCTCAGATCAGTACTATACTCGTTTCGCTCATTGTCTACATCTAATCTTGGACCCCTGGAGGCCGTCAGTTCATCCTCTAG GGTATGTTATTCCCAGTCATGTAACAGAGGAGATGCTGTGGGAGTGTAAACAGCTGGGAGCTCATTCTCCATCAACACTGCTCACAACTCTCATGTTCTTCAACACAAA ATATTTCCACCTAAAAACAGTGGATCAGCATCTAAAATTGGCTTTTTCAAAGGTGTTGAGACACACCAGGAAGAGTCCCAACAATCCCAAAGACAAGAGCACCAGCATACGGTACCTAAAGTCAGCGGAGAGGTTCATAGGACAGAAAG TGACAGATGACATGTACTCGGAACAGCTGGAGGACCCTGAGAACCCACTGCGCTGCCCTATCAAGCTCTATGATTTCTACCTCTTCAAATG TCCTCAGAGTGCTAAAGGCCGTAACGACACCTTCTACCTGACCCCGGAGCCGGTGGTGGCTCCAAACAGCCCCATTTGGTACTCAACACAACCAATCCCCCGGGAGCACCTGGAGCAGATGCTCGCCCGAATCCTTGTTGTCCGTGAAATCCAGGAAGCGCTTAACATGTCGGAGAGCGTGAACTAG